Part of the Vigna unguiculata cultivar IT97K-499-35 chromosome 3, ASM411807v1, whole genome shotgun sequence genome, TGTAGGAACAAATAAAACATCAGAGATTGATAAGGAGGGAGAGAGTGATATAGTACCTACACCTTCAATAGGAGATGAGATCCCATTAGCATTAACAATAGCAGTTTTAGAACAATTAGgggaaaaattaataaatttatgtggATCACAAGTCATATGATCGGTAGCACCTGAATCAATTATCCAATCATCACCCCTAGTAACAACAGAAAGATTAAGAGCAGAGTTAGATATACTTGACTTGGACACAAATCCGGCAACAATAGAACTATGACTCTTGGAAATAGCATCTTGCATATGGGTAGCAGCGAAAGTCCCAAAATCAAGTTTCTCCGATTGATTTTTATCGAAAGGAGCCatcagaaatattcaaataaagaagCATCGCTTCCTATATTGTAGAGGATGTTAGTgtttggctctgataccatatagaaaagatttaaagaataattttgatgtattatttcaaagaatagggtaccatatatatatatatatatatatatatatatatatatatatatataagagtgCTATAATTCCTCATCTATTAAAGGAATGAGTGCACAGATTTGCTCACAAATATAATAATGCCTAAATTATAGCTAATACAATATTTGACATATCTTAACAAGTATGGGATGTGATGTGAATTTAGTCTATCCATTGACATAAGGATTCAATATGGTGGTATCctttctttaataattaatcACACTTAAGTGGAGTAGAGTATGTTATATCGTGAAGAGATGAAAGATGTCTCAGTCACTGGTTTTGATCAAGTCCTAGGTGCGAAGGGGATTTACCtgtgagtggttgggtgataacccatTGAGACCAAACTTTGCAGAGTTTGAAAACCACTGTAGGTGCACACCACCAGTGAATCCGATGTAAAGTGCATGTATCCATATAATTGGATTTAGTGTCAATTGCTTGTGTGACTATAGATCAAAGATATGTTTTATACCATGTTTGTAAGTATCTGGCATGATTTAAACATGTATCTATGAATATATCTTTTGCACATTAGTTTATCCTTCTTTTGTGTTTCTCTCTTGTGtagtttgtctttttttttgcGATAATCACCTATTCGGTGAGAGTAGATGTAATTGAAGTTTTCGAGGCACCTGTAGAGGATGAGGAACCATCTATTAGATTGATGGAAGGTTTAAGTGAAAGTTATTGTAAGTGGTCGGTCTATGTATAAAActataattgatttttagttAGTTtgtacaaatattatattttatagtcCTATCTTTTGTaaaactgtattaatatattttgtgtattatttatatgttttaaatacaTCCTATTTTATTCGTTTTTAAACCGTTAAAATTAGGGTATTACATAAACTACCTTTAAATCGATGTAGATGGACATGgaatgaataaaaatgaattattaaattttgataaaaatcatAAAGGTTTTAAAACAACACGAATCTATAATTCAACTATTCCAAGGAAACATCAAAGTAATACGATAAAGTTTTTTcataaagatttttaaaacaaaaaagtatttattgatgaaattaatttatacataagttAGAtaacaaatattcaatataatatttaatattttattgtttgtattttaattacacataaaataattttatcttcaagagaaatttgatttttttatagaaaaagttttttttagaaAGTTATTTAAACATATTCTACATTTAATGAAATCTTGTACCGAAgtaatataactaaatttacCATAACACGTCAAAATAAAATAGACAGGtcgtaatttaataaaaattgatgaaagaTGTGGCTATAAATTCTTAGAATAACAATAATGtgctaaattatttttatagcagttttgaaaagtttaataatttaatatattaaaaataaaacttaaattaactAAGTTTAACTCctatgtttttatttcaaaaagaagaaatacattatacttttaaacaattttaaatttgtagataaattaaatttcttattgTAGGAACCCAAATATTCCAGCTTCTTGATCTTTCTTCTCTCTGCCACCCACACCACAGAAAACACCTTGCACTTCACAGCAccccttctccctcttcttttcctctgccttctctctaTCAAAAGAGGATTTCTGAATCATTATTTCACTATTTCAGAACATAAACCTGAGGCCAATTCAGGATCTCCCCTCTCAGCTTCAACTCATCATTTTCCTCCACCTCACTAAGTGGTACAGCTGAAGCTCTTGGGTGGGAGGATCTTAGCTAATTAGAaggatttatatatatagaggtaagggaagctaaccaaTCTTCTTAATTCAAATAGGAAATCGGTAGATGAGTTTGAATTGCATGTTTGATTGATGAACTGgtgtttgaattgcatgatttgaTGATTAATTGTTTGTGATTGAGAAAAACTGGCTCACCGCATGAAGGAACAGGCTCGTgacctggtattttcgcctaggcgagtgacgctcgcctgagcgaaaacaccaggaAACAAGTCTCTGTTCCTGcgcgaagtctcgcctaggcgagctggggtcgcctgagcgagataacgaTTTCGCCTGGACGAACcagcctagcctgagcgagagtccgcccaggtttttctctttttgccaCTATtagtgtctcgcctaggcgagactgattcgcctgagcgagataacctctcgcctaggctagaatttttagcctgagcgagagctacTGCACTAGTAGTGTTCCAAATCTGTTTGCTTGGGTAAAAACATATGTTTTAATGCATCTTTGTGCGAATTAGGCCCTGCATGGTTGGAATGCTACCATTGAAGTATTGAATGATTTAATTGGATGAATTTAAGTTATGAGAAGATGAGATTAAAATGGAATTTCAAGGAAAATCCATGTGTAATttgtagtgtgtgtaaggatgtAAGGAATCTAaaatggttggtatcctgaaactccaataatcattcaagctcagatagagtagaatggattatgtcgtgaggagtagcaggaggtcctcgtcgtcggacttgatcaagtcttagacgtggaggggacttaccctgggaacggtcgggtgaatactccatgtgtccagactctgcagagtctgggaaccgttacaggtgcaagccaccaagagctccaacgTCACTTACACGATCCGGATATCGAGTTTATAAATTAGGATTGAACTTTATGCTATAAATGATATCTCTAATTGCAAAAGTGTATCGATATTGTTTCcttcagttagcttacccttttcgTTCGTGTTGTTTGCTTTTGCATATTAtcccttttgcaatgatcacctatgtTTGGTGGGAGCAGAGCATAAACCAGATGGAGATACCCCCTATTGAGTAGGAGTTGGAGCCTGACAAGGAGTACCACTATAGTTTAGACTTCTACTGTATTTTGAGGATTTGGGTGTAGTTTAGCATCCTTTCTACCTACTCTTACCTTGTGTATACGTGTTTATAGATGTAGAAGTGTGGAGGACTGTACTAGATACATATACTATGTGTGTATGACTGTTACTCCTACTACCTGCTATgttttattatgatataatgttttgtttgatagtatgaaaaagttattaaatgggatgttacacttaTATCATTGTGGATTATagaatttgaaaaatcttttctttttctagaaATTCATGTTAATTATTGTTATTCACTTTAGCATCTCCTTGGTGACATCTCAAAACATAATAATCATTTGTCTTGCATGAAAAGAATTATaagtaaacaaaaaacaaaagatgGCCTCAAGTTAAATTCAcgtaacaaaaattaaacaattatacaACCAAggccataaaaaaataaaaaaaataaatactacgTAGAAATCTTCGAAAACAACCACTTTTTTCATGCAATATCACCACACATATGTGATATACTGCAACCACGAACTTAGTCAACTTAGACATACGCgtgtttgtttctgtttttgtaACCAAAGTATGTGCAACTTCTCGTGATACAATGAATTCGACTAATGTAACTTAAATTAATAATCATAATCATTTATGCtagaacaaataatataaatacctTTAATACACGTATCTTAATATTCAgactaaaatagtaaaaaatataatattacgtTAAGCTTATTACATAAAATTGTTTGAATGATTGTACCTCAAATAATAATTCTTAGCTCTTACggtattataaaataaagataaacttATTCTGTCTCATACTTTGGAAGATGTAATCTGgtattggaaaaaataaatttagaattaatatCAAAGAGATAATTGAGAGCTAGAGAGGAGGATTAGATGATGTAATATTAGTACTACATGTATAAAACTAACTAATTAAATAACTCACTtttgttaattaatattaaacattGAGTTAACTAGTACTGTTCTGGATGAAAGAGTAAaacattaagtttttattattaattatactatTTATGATTATAGTGTTGCGAAATCATTAAAATtgctaataattataatttttttggagACAATAAACTTTGAAAacatattgttttattaaaaaaaaatgtatatgacAAGAAAAGTAAGATGTGGCCAAAAATAACCTTCATTTCGTTAAGCTGAATCGGtaaagtagaaaaataaaaaacgcgTCTATTATTTTGTCGGCTGAATTggtaaagtataatttttttaaaaacactccaattataaataatctcgtatgaaaatttaatatttttctctgctataaaaagtattattgtaactcaatatttcatttaatatgaACTAGTAAGAGCTCGGGTTATTTATTACTCAATAAATTTGacgtaaaattaaataaatataactatatacaaaaattgatttaataaaagaaGTGCAGGAACATTAatgttgattttaataataattaaaaataataaaaaggttGTTTAATTGAAAACATGATATTGAGAAAAAGTGTGGGGAAGGAGTAAGATAGGTGATTGGTTAGAGTAGTTGAGAAGCAGAAAAGGAAGAGTGGGAAAAGGCCACGCAATGCAGAAAGTTTGCATCTTCAGTTTGATTATGCAGTATAAAAGGAATGGGTGGAAGAAAAGGATTCGGAATCAATGAAAGATTGGAAAGAGAGATCGatggaagagagagagaaagcgCCACAAATCCTGCAAGTGCTGGAAGCTCTCAAACAAGCCACGCGCCACATCCAACGACACCACACCTCCGACTCTCCGGCGGTGAAGGCGCTTCTCGAGTTTCAAACCATTCTCTCCTCGTCAGACCCCAAACTCTACGCGCTTTCGGACTACCTTAATCGCCTCAAAACCCTCCTCCACTCTCTCAACAACTCCAAGGGTCTCCGATCCTTCCTCACGCGCCCGCTCTCCTCGCACTCCCTCTCTCGGCTCGCCGTCTCGATCGAGTCAGAAATCCAAGCGTGGATCGACCGCGAAACGCTCCTCGCCCTCTCGGCTTCGCTACGGAACCCCAGCGATGGTGTTAGCGAGTTGGTGGCGCTGTTGACTCAGTTCCGGGACCGAATCTCCCAGGGGTTTAACCGCGAGTTGCAGGATTTGGTTCTCAAACTCAAGCTCTTCTACTCGCTGGAAACGGTTCTCCTGGATGAAAAGTACGCGGACCGGGTTCGCGAGCATGGTGGTCTAGCCGTCGCGGCGCTGATCCGGTTCAATAAAGACGTGTTCGTGGGCCAGGTTATGATGGGCCCAACCGTGCGGGCTTTGGTGTCGATGGGCTCTGTGCACTCGTTGGAGGTGCTGTGCTCGCTGATCAGGTCCATTAGGTCTCCTCTGGTGGACGAGATCGAATCGAACGGGGGGATTCCGAAGGTGATAGCGCTGTTGAATTCACGCGATCTGCAGCTGCAGGTGCTGGCGTTGGAGTGCGTGTTGGAGATTGGGTACTTCGGGCGGAAGGAAGCGGTGGAGGCTATGGTGAAGGAGGGGTTGGTGGAGAAGCTGGTAGAGTTGCAGAGGGCGGAGAACGGTGGCGATTTGATTGAGATTGGGAAGGAAAGAGTTTGTGGGGTTTTGGAAACATTCCCTTTTGCGAGCTGCGTGGCAAGATTTGCGGTGCAGTTGGAGGTTGGGGAAGGGTTGCGGCAGAGAGAGAAAAGGGCTTTTAAACCGGAGATTCTGGTGAGAGTTAGAGAAGCTTCTCTTTCTGATGCCGAAGCTGCCACCATTGCTGCTGAAGTTTTGTGGGGTTCTTCGCCATAACTATTTTCTGCAAACACGATGCAGAGTGAAGTAGTGAAGTAGTGAAGCAGGGAAGTTCTTCTTCTCAGTATCTAAAGCTTCTGCTGTATATTCTTAACTCATGAACAATTTCATATTAGTTTCTGAGTTATTGTTGAGTTGATTTTGTTAGTTGTGTATGTAAAGATTGGGTTTTAGGAACGGGGAGTTCAATTCAGTTCATAAACTGTGTTATCATTGATTCTTTCTTTGCTCACGTTAGGGGAATGAATAACAAATCAATTCTCATTGTTATGCAAATACATTGTTCTAATCAGATTAGTATtgaattttaaagtaattaatggTGAGTTTGAAGGCTTGAAAATGCAATGGTAATTATTTGGTTCAGGCTTCATCTGAATGATAATGATGACAAAAAAATGCATTGGATGTGGAGAAGTGAGTGAGGTGTGTTGGTGGCTGAGGAATCAGGATTCTGAAGGGAATCGTTCATGGCATATGCTCCTTCTAAATAAtcaccatttttatttttttatttatctattctCTCAAATGCTTCAAATCTGTAACAGTATTGCGTGAGGAAGTTGGAATATGttttcatacattttttaagtaaaatatatttttattgattgtaattaatttgttaaaaaaaaagataaattttaaacttatgCAAAAGTTGGTTTTAATTTAAGCAAAAATTATTTCACTTATTTTTACAGGTCTTAAAGTATTTATGGAAAAATTTACTAAGCATGGTTGTCCGTTTTTCCCGCTTCTTAAGGATGTTATTAAACTCCCGTGTCTCTCTGCACATGCTATTGTAGTCCATAATAAGACAAAAACCAACtgtttttttggaattttttagtAAGGAGAAATCTAGTCcatgaaaatatattacttttctttcaagaatgaaagaaatttaaaaataaaaactaagttGCAACACATCACTTATATTCTTGCAAAATACGGCATATTGTATTTAAGAACTAGGATAAAAGCAAATAACTACATATATTGGATGTGATgcttttattagaaaaaaaaaatgaggaggTTAGATGGTTTGAGAAGACTCTTGGATGATGACAATTTCTTATTAGATGATAaaatttctctaattttttaaGTTACACTAGACTTAAAAGGATAGTTTGAAgattaaattatgatattagGGCTAAGGCAGTTCTAATACTATATAACTTTTAGATTTTtgtcatttcaaaataaaataaatttttttatatttaaattagaataaggATAGGAATTAGACGGAGATAATGGGgtaaaaaaaactttgttagaATGAGTAATCGTGTTTTTAAGGTATTATCCACTTTTAAGTTTGAATCTTtatcatgattttatttttaaataaagaaaaaaaaatattaaattacacTTGGCAATATTGAGTGACAAATTTTTGATTTAATAGTAGTCAAAGCTCCATAGTTGCGTGTAGAAAGTGGCACTATAGAAGGAAACCTATACGGAAATGCTACGAATTTTCATTCGAAGGACACTAATATGTTTGGTTAAAGAATTAAGGaattaaagtaaaagaaaacaagacaaAATGAGATGATTTCATAATCTGATGGCTAATGTTGGATTGTTTTTACCttcaaattaaaaactttgttgTACTATCAAAATCAGGAACAAATAGAAATGTTTTGATTGATTGGGTTTGATACTAAGGATGTGATATTTGGTTGGTTACGTCATTGATGAGCAAACAAGAGTAGCAAAAGAAGATGATAACCCTAGTCTCACAAACTAGAACAAGAGGCGAAGAAGTCAAAGTCACTTCATAATAGGACAATTTTTAGAGtgcaaaaaacataatttttactaCTTATTGGGATAATTTGAGAAGTAcaaatgttgaatttttttaacacaaaaGAGATGGAGTGAGAATTTTAATTTCCAAATGATATATTCTGATTTATGATGAATAATAACTCAAActataatgtaattttatttttagttattgatatttataaattattaaaatttaatttaaaaaacaaaagtaaaagaggataaattagaatatattatTCCTTATATAGTTTAAATTGTTCACTTGCTAAAAAATACCATAAACTAATACGTCAACTGATGAGTATATTCCTTACGTAGAATAACGTGTATAAAATGCTTTCAGAATTCAAAGGCTTTTATTCTACCATTGTATATtgtatatgataaaattttagatttttgaaagaatctttttaaaaatataattatgaggGTTTTCAATTCTTTGACAATGTAtgtcaataattaattaaaattaaactcgAGTATTTCATACTTAAatgcaaatatttatatattctgtCTTATATTGCTTTGTTCCGAACTTATTTTACATCGTAgagaacataaaaatatttattgctcgtaagattttaaattctttttaagtaattaaaattatttgttgcaTCATTCTAGGATATACttatttaagaaagaaaataaatacgaAATGTTTTTTAAACCGTTTAGTAGAATAAAAAAGGAGAGAAATATACATATTCCTTCCATCCTATTTGATTGCActaatagaataattttaataaataaaacatcatatattataataaaatgaaacaaatagtaaaaaatatatcaaaatttaaaaattacattcatcccaatatatacttaaaatagaAGTATTATAGGTACAAAACAATGTCATAAACatgttttaaaacataaaatagatcGACAAAAAATTGCTCAACAGAAAGGAATTACATAAgaccaattttttaaaagatgttCAAAAGAGCACTAACCAACATGTCTAAACTACATAACAATATCTTCACTGTCTTGATGATCACCAGAAGTCTCCACGTCTACTCACACCAACATttagtgatcattgcaaaaagaaaaacataacaaggaaacaaacacataaagaaagaagggtaagctagtgtattTAAGCATTCATACATAAATATAGTTACATAAGTACATCACCCAAAAAACACATACATGGAGAAAAGAAACATTAACTCACAAAGTTTTTAGTCAAACACACAACTGGCTCTTGACTCGATATCCAGATTGTGTGCGCACTTGATTTAGAATTCTAAGGAAGTATGCACATGCGTTGATTtataaactctgcagagtctagcCACAAGGAGTTATCACTCAATCAATCACAAGGTAAATCTCAATATGTCTCAGGCTCAAACACCTTCCAAGATTAGGATCTCCTGTTACTTTCACCACATAATCACTCAACTTTACGTGAGTATGAGTGATCATTAGAGTTCAAAATATCTTccttatctagacatctcctatatcaagacATACACTAACCGCACAATCACCAAGAGTTTTTCTTGAAACTTTATTATCATCAACATTTCACATGTTATCTCAGAATAATTATCATCTCAAGCTACTAAACACATCAAGTacaggtaaaaaaaaatgtcacatcattcatgcatagcttcatacatcatatttttaacattaacttAGTCGATTATAACTTCaaataaggaattaaaattctgcagTAATTCTCGCTTAAACTAGattgatctcgcttaagctataaattattgtttaaactagactgatctcgcttatgCTAGAAAgtctcatttaaataaaattcaaacaaagaGCAAAGTGAAATTTTGCTATTCTCGCTTAGGTTAGATTTTCTTGCTTGGGCTAGACTGGTCCCctttaagctagaaattctcgcttaaacTACAAATtatcgcttaagctagaatAACAGGTTTTCAATGATTTCAGCATACAAAAACCAAATATCCCAAAAAGAAACACAATCACAAACATCAAACCAACATTTTAAGCACgattcaagaccaaaaacatgcaagacacttaaaaaaagttttaaaactcTAGTTTTTCTTATGTCAAAACTGAAAGCCAACGTGCGAGGAGAGAGTCTTAAGGGAAGGAGCACCACAACTCTAGAAACAAACTAAAGAGTTGAAAAACATGAACAGAGGGACAAAAATGAGACTCCAATGAAGATCCCAAGACTAAACCAATAACAACCAaactagaaaaagaagaaagaaatacaGGTTTAGGTTTCACTTACATGAAAGGAAAGAACGTTTGGTTTGTTCCAATGAGAACTCCGCAAAGATCTTAGTTTCAGCCTCTGTTGCAAGGAGTGGTAGTAGCTGAGTTAGAAAGAAATGACAATAGCGGTAAAGAGTAGagaaaattggaaaaataacTAGAGTGGAAGAACCAAAAGGTTTTTCTAAAATGAGGAAACAAATGGACTCACTTGGGTATCTAGACCCAAAATCCTAAGACAAAAAGTGTGTTTTACGATATGGAAggaaaaaatatacataaaacaatataactatattattataaaataatgagagtagcatttatgaaaatattataaaacaagTCATTCAGTTTTTCTtcgatttaaaataaaaggattaaaaaaaaatccttcgTAATTTATCTTTCCATTTTTTATCATATCAGTTAAAACAAACATATTGTTATTTAGACGAATTTTTCCATAAACTTTTGATAACaagattaattttatcttttgtaatctaaagtttaatttaaaaaccagttaaattataaaagttgcatgaaaataaaattataaatttgatttatacaCAAGAAAAAACAACTTTCGCAACAAACATAATATTGAGCAACTAAGCACGGACCAAGTCAACGGTCTTCAACCTTACACAGTAGGTTTGAAAGTTTGCAGACTCAAAGACAATATATTTGTGATGGCAGGAAAAAGAGTTCAATAATGTGTGGATGGTGATTGCATATGCAATGAATAATGTTGTGCATATAGTGGTAGTGGCtattatgatttaatatttgaaatgagTTCATGAAGGCTTTAAGATGTATTGGAGTAGAGAAACATCTTGAAGGCAAAGCCAATTCTTGGATGGTCAATGCACGTGCTTGCATTGACTGTGGCAACATGTTCCTTATTAAACCGAGATTAAGAAATGTCCTATAAAATGCCCAACATGTTCCTTTGgtgaaaagtaaaaataagCGTAGGCAAAACATAAACAGCTTATTCGGCAACAAGTAGCTGCAATCAATGCAAATCTCAAACTAAAACAAGTTGATCATCAGCAGCTACCTTCATTATCATTAACATATACCCACAACTTTGTTAACATTCTACTCGTTGCAAAAACTCTTATTGAGCAACAGCTCCACAATCATGTCTAACTCACTAATACTTCAACacataacataaattaaaagaaaaagacagaCATTTTCTGTGTTTTACTGTACAGTTGTGACAATTTTTCTAGAAATTAATATCAACAATTCTCGAAGCTCCCTGGTGCTGATTATTAACCAATAATCTACAGATAGAAACACGTTCAAGATGCCAGCCAGCCTTACCTAAAGAGATTTCCAAAAACGGGCATCGAAAGTATCACGAAAAGAAAATTTCAGCTAGCCTCTtccaaaaaaaagtaaaaacaaattcTAACTTTCGGTCTTCTTTTCCGGTGGAAAAAGGCTCATATCTACGTTTGACATGTAGAATGCCTCACTGCTCTTCTGTCttctttgaacaaaaaaatattggtaCTAGAAAGTAAACAACCGGGGCAGACTTCAGTCCATCACTTCCTTCACCACTTTCCTAGTTGGCTTTCTACGTGACAGGAATttcaaaattgagaaaattgCAACCGAGGCAATTTGTAAATGCTCAGAGCTACTTATCTTTATACATACTTGCCCCATTTTACGACTATTTAGATTACCACTAATAGATGCTCGTGAGGTTCTAGATAATCTGAACTCCGATTGTAAGCTTCCACTCAACACCGTTTCCTTGTTGAACGAGAGGACTGTCATTGTCAAGCTTACATTCTCATTTCTTACCGGATAATCCTCCCCTCGTAAATTAGCTTCAAAACTCCCACCGTATGCCATTTGTCCTGCACCCTCCATGCGCCCAGCATTCAAGACAAATTTTAATCTCTTCCCAACAAACACAGTATCCTCAAGTTTTGCACCAAAATAGTACTTTTTTGCAAAAGATGTTAAAGAAACACCACAGTCGGCAATattgtgttttatgtttttcagCTTTGTGTTGCTTCGAACTGTACACATAAAATCTTTGCCCGTGGACTGAACATCAACACCCATAGAATAAGTGGGGCCCCATGGATCAACATAAGCTGCAGTACACTCGGATTGAATACTGAAATCCTGCTTGCTCTTATTCATCTGTCCCACAACTGAAGCATATacattcttctttatttctgtAGTTGTCTCCAAGTTTACACCATCAAAGCCCACATCGTGATCCCATCCTTGGGGATCAAGAACAGGCCTCACAAGCCATTGGTCATCAGAAATAAGGCAACGATATCTATGGCTATGGCAATCTGAATCAAAATTTGGAGGAACAGCCATATCCGGTAACAAAACAGGTTCAGGAGGTGCCTGTTGATCATCCGGGTTATCACTGTTCAAAAACTTCTGCTCTGTTGAGAGTAGCTTCTCTTTGCGCTTACGATAGTCTTCTTTCAACTGTTTCTTTAAGAAAAGGGTTTCCCTGTAATCCATTTCATCCAGATAATCTTTTTTCAACGGCTCAGACAACATTTCAAACTGAGATTTTGTCAACACTCGTATGGGTGGAAGTTGATcatattcatcttcttcattatCATAGAGTAATATTTCCCCTATTTCATCATCAATCCCACTTAAATTGGATATAGGGTGATGGCGTAAGAGAGACGAAAGGAGATGAGGCATAGAAGGAATT contains:
- the LOC114179276 gene encoding uncharacterized protein LOC114179276, producing MKDWKERSMEEREKAPQILQVLEALKQATRHIQRHHTSDSPAVKALLEFQTILSSSDPKLYALSDYLNRLKTLLHSLNNSKGLRSFLTRPLSSHSLSRLAVSIESEIQAWIDRETLLALSASLRNPSDGVSELVALLTQFRDRISQGFNRELQDLVLKLKLFYSLETVLLDEKYADRVREHGGLAVAALIRFNKDVFVGQVMMGPTVRALVSMGSVHSLEVLCSLIRSIRSPLVDEIESNGGIPKVIALLNSRDLQLQVLALECVLEIGYFGRKEAVEAMVKEGLVEKLVELQRAENGGDLIEIGKERVCGVLETFPFASCVARFAVQLEVGEGLRQREKRAFKPEILVRVREASLSDAEAATIAAEVLWGSSP
- the LOC114177823 gene encoding translocase of chloroplast 90, chloroplastic isoform X3; its protein translation is MVDVYFLCEEKATVRIQTQEFELGSDHSASSVSSPVPSDSSNSSNGDQSNHHSSSLQLVSDTEVDHYQDNTNRRRKDTLAKVEELQVKFFRLLQRLGQPQENLLVAKVLYRMHLATLIRTKESDLKRVNHSSSRAREIASEQEAIGMPQLDFSCRILVLGKTGVGKSATINSIFGQAKTTTGAFQPATNRIQEVVGNVNGLNITFIDTPGFLPSTTNNMKRNKRIMLSIRRFIRKSPPDIVLYFERLDFINAGYIDFPLLKLVTEVFGSAIWFNTIVVMTHSSSAIPEGPDGYTINYESYISHCTNIIQQHIQQAVFDSRLENPVLLVENHSQCPKNITGEKILPNGQIWRSQLLFFCICTKVLGDVNSLLKFQNTVELGSSSSTRIPSMPHLLSSLLRHHPISNLSGIDDEIGEILLYDNEEDEYDQLPPIRVLTKSQFEMLSEPLKKDYLDEMDYRETLFLKKQLKEDYRKRKEKLLSTEQKFLNSDNPDDQQAPPEPVLLPDMAVPPNFDSDCHSHRYRCLISDDQWLVRPVLDPQGWDHDVGFDGVNLETTTEIKKNVYASVVGQMNKSKQDFSIQSECTAAYVDPWGPTYSMGVDVQSTGKDFMCTVRSNTKLKNIKHNIADCGVSLTSFAKKYYFGAKLEDTVFVGKRLKFVLNAGRMEGAGQMAYGGSFEANLRGEDYPVRNENVSLTMTVLSFNKETVLSGSLQSEFRLSRTSRASISGNLNSRKMGQVCIKISSSEHLQIASVAIFSILKFLSRRKPTRKVVKEVMD